The Jiangella sp. DSM 45060 genome contains the following window.
ACTTCGAACACGACGGTGTCGTCCGTACCGCGGAGTTCACGATCGCCGCGGAGGATCACCCATGAGCACCGTCGACCTCGACATCGGTGGCATGACCTGCGCCTCGTGCGCCATGCGGGTCGAGAAGAAGCTGAACAAGCTCGAGGGCGTCACGGCCACCGTCAACTACGCCACGGAGAAGGCCCGAGTCAGCTACGACGGCGACATCGCCACCGCGGAGCTGATCGAGGCGGTCGAGTCCGCCGGGTACACCGCGCGGCTGCCGCAGCCCGAGTCGTCCGTCGCCGAGGTGGCGGAGGCCGACCCGGTGCGTCCGCTGCGCGACCGGCTGATCCTGTCCGCCGTGCTCAGCGTGCCGGTCATCCTGCTGGCCATGGTGCCGGCCTGGCAGTTCGACTACTGGCAGTGGCTGTCGCTGACGCTGGCCGCTCCGATCGTGCTGGGCGCCGGGCTGCCGTTCCACAAGGCGGCCTGGACCAACCTGCGGCACGGCACCGCCACCATGGACACCCTCATCTCCATGGGCACGCTGGCCGCGCTGAGCTGGTCGGTGTACGCGCTGTTCTGGGGCACGGCCGGCATGCCGGGCATGACGCACCCGTTCGAGTTCACCATCTCGCGCGGTGGCGGCGCCGGCGACATCTACCTCGAGGTCGCGGCCGGTGTCACCACGTTCATCCTGGCCGGGCGCTATTTCGAGGCCCGGTCGAAGCGGCGGGCCGGTGCGGCGCTGCGGGCGCTGCTCGAGCTGGGCGCCAAGGAGGTCTCCGTCCTGCGCGACGGCGTCGAGCAGCGCATCCCGGCGGCCGACCTCGCCGTCGGCGACCTGTTCGTGGTCCGGCCGGGTGAGAAGATCGCCACCGACGGCGTCGTCACCGAGGGCGCCTCGGCCGTCGACCGGTCGATGCTCACCGGCGAGTCCGTCCCGGTCGAGGTCGGTGCGGGCGACGAGGTCGCCGGCGCCACCGTCAACGCGCACGGCCGGCTGGTCGTGCGGGCCACCCGGGTCGGCGCCGACACCCAGCTCGCGCAGCTGGCCAAGCTGGTCGAGGACGCGCAGAACGGCAAGGCCGAGGTCCAGCGCCTGGCCGACCGCGTCTCCGGCATCTTCGTGCCGATCGTCATCGGGCTGGCCGTCGCCACGCTGGGCTTCTGGCTGGGCACCGGCGGCGGGGCCGCAACGGCGTTCGCCGCCGGGGTGGCCGTGCTGATCATCGCCTGCCCGTGCGCGCTGGGCCTGGCCACGCCGACGGCGCTGCTGGTCGGCACCGGCCGCGGGGCGCAGCTGGGCATCATCATCAAGGGCCCGCAGGTGCTGGAGTCGACCCGCCGCGTCGACACCGTCGTGCTCGACAAGACCGGCACGGTCACCACCGGCACCATGACGCTGGTCGACGTCGTGCCCGCCGACGACGAGTCCGCCGACGAGCTGCTGCGGCTGGCCGGAGCGCTGGAGGACGCGTCGGAGCACCCCATCGCGAAGGCCATCGCCGACGGCGCCCGCTCGAAGGGCGGCGCGCTGCCGGCCGTCGAGGACTTCCGCAACGTCGAGGGCCTCGGCGTCCAGGGTGTCGTCGACGGGCACGGGGTGCTGGCCGGGCGGCCGCGGCTGCTCGCCGAGTGGTCCGTCCACCTGCCGCCGTCGCTGGAGGTGGCGATGGAGCGGGCCGAGGCCGCGGGCCGCACCGCCGTGGCCGTCGCGTGGGACGGCGCCGCCCGCGGCGTGCTGGTGGTCGCCGACGCCGTCAAGCCGACGTCCGCCGACGCGATCGCCCGGCTGCGTGGTCTGGGGCTGACCCCGATCCTGCTGACCGGCGACAACGAGGCGACCGCCCGTACGGTGGCCCGCGAGGTCGGCATCGACGAGGTGGTCGCGGAGGTGCTGCCGGCCGACAAGGTCGACGTCGTGAAGCGGCTGCAGAGCGAGGGCAAGGTCGTCGCGATGGTCGGCGACGGTGTCAACGACGCCGCCGCGCTGGCTCAGGCCGACCTCGGCCTGGCGATGGGCACCGGCACCGACGTCGCCATCGAGGCGTCCGATCTCACGCTGGTCCGCGGCGACCTCAACGCGGCGGCTGACGCCATCCGGCTGGCCCGGCGCACGCTCTCGACCATCAAGGGCAATCTGTTCTGGGCCTTCGGCTACAACGTCGCGGCGCTGCCGCTGGCCGCGGCCGGACTGCTCAACCCGATGCTGGCGGGCGCCGCCATGGCGTTCTCGTCGGTCTTCGTGGTGTCGAACAGCCTCCGGCTGCGCCGGTTCAAGGCAGCGGCCTGACGTCGGCCGACGTTTCGCCCTGGGTGGCGCGGCTCGCGGAATCACCGCGGTCGCGCCGCCCTCGTCGTTTCGCCCTGGCGCGGCGGAGCGCTCACCGACGACGGCGTGTCGCGTGACGCGCGGTACTGCGTCATGCAGAATAGTCCGCCATGGACACCAGTCAGCTGCTCAAGGGTGTGCTCGACCTCGCCGTGCTCGCCGTCCTGCGCGAGGACGACGGCTACGGCTATGACGTCGTGCGGCGGCTGCGCGCCGCCGGGCTGACCGAGGTCGGCGACGCCTCGGTGTACGGGACGCTCCGGCGGCTCTACCACGCCGGCGCGCTGACCACGTACGTCGTGCCCTCCGAGGAGGGCCCGCACCGCAAGTACTACAGCCTCAACGGCACCGGCCGCGACCTGCTGCGACGCTCGGCCAAGACGTGGCGCGAGTTCGCCGGGGTGCTGACGGAGCTGGTCCACCACGCCACCAAGGAGGCAGCGTGAGCACCACCCGGGCCACCGCCCACCCGGCCGTCGCGACGTACGTCGCCGCGGTCCGCGACGAGCTCGGTGACCTGCCGGCCGACGAGCTCGCGGAGATCGCCGAGGACGTCCGCGACCACCTCGGCCACGTCGCGGCCGAGTACGGCGACGACGTCAGCGTCGGCGTGCTGATCGACCGCCTGGGCGCGCCGGCGGCGTACGCGGCCGAGCTGCGCGCCGCGGCCGGGCTGCCGCAGCCCGAGCCGGAGCCGAGCGGCGAGCGGACCGGCTTCGTCCGGCGGCTCCTCCGGTTCATGGTCGCGTTCTTCGGCTGGAGCGCCGTCGGTCTGGGGGCGGCGGCGTTCGTGGACACGCTCTTCGGGCTCAGCGGCGCCCCGGCGTTCCTCGGCGTCCCGGCGATCGTCGCCGCCGTGCTCGCCGTGGCGACGGCGCTGCTGCTGGTGACCGGGCGCCCGGATCCGGTCGCCGAACTGCGGCAGGTGCCGACCTCGGTGCTGCTGGCACAGGTGGAGGAGTGGGTGCGCGGCATGCCGTGGGGGCGGCCTGCCATCGAACTGCTGACCTCGCTGCGTCCGGCCTGGTGGATCGCCCGGGCCGGAGCGGTCGCGGTGATCGCGTACGCCGTCTTCCGCAGCGCGCCGTTCAGCGCGGCGGTGTTCCTGCTCGCGGTCGTCGGGTCGGTGTGGCTGGGCCGGCGGACGGCGACCGGCGAGGTTCGCGGGACGCGGCTGCTCGCCGTCCAGCTCGCCAACGCCGGCCTGGCGATCGGCGGCCTGGCCGTGGCCGGAGCCGTGGCCACGAATGCCTCGTGGGACGGCGTGCAGTACGTCGACGGCGGCTACGACTACCCGGGCCCGGGCTTCTACGACCACAACGGCGCGCAGATCACCAACATCTTCCCGTACGGCGCCGACGGCGCCCTGCTCGAGAACGTCCGGCTCTACGACCAGGACGGCAACCCGGTCGACCTCGGCTGGCAGGAGGACTGCTACGACGGCGCCTACGACGAGCAGTCGTTCAGCGCCGCCAACCCCTGGGGCGACCACGTCTTCCCGCGGCTGACGGTCGAGGTGACGCCGGACGGACGGTGCGGGCAGCCGGTCCTGGACGCGCCGTTCGGCCCGCAACTGCCCGGCACGGTGACGGCGCCGCCGGCCGACCCCGACGCGCTGAAGTGACCGGTCAGACGCCGACCGGGTGCCAGACGGTCTTCGTCTCGAGGTAGGCGGTGATGCGCTCGAGGCCGGGCTCGGCGATCCAGTCGGGCTCGGCCTGCGGCGCGCGCACCACCCGCTTGAGGTTGTCGGCCGCGGCCAGCTCGAGCGCGCTCGCCCGTTCGGCGTCGCCCGCGGCGCCGGCGAGGTCGACGGCGTTGACGTCCATGTGCGCGGCCAGGACGGGCGCGGTGTCGGCGAGGGCGCCGGTGAGGACGTTGACGACGCCGCCCGGGACGTCGGACGTCGCCAGCACCTCGGACAGCGTGATGGCCGGCAGCGGGCGCTCCGCCGACGCCGTCAGCACCGCCGTGTTGCCGCCGACGATGACCGGTGCCAGCACCGAGACGAGGCCCAGCAGCGACGAGCGCTGCGGCGCCAGCACGGCGGCGACGCCGGTGGGCTCGGGCACGGAGAAGTCGAAGTACGGCCCGGCGACCGGGTTGCTCGACCCGACCACCTGGGCGATCTTGTCGGCCCACCCGGCGTACCAGACCCAGCGGTCGATGGCTTCGTCGACGAGCGACACGGCCTTCGCGCGGGCCACGCCCTCGCCGGCGGCGACCTCGTCGACGAACTGGGCGTGCCGGCCCTCCATGACCTCGGCGACGCGGTACAGCACCTGGCCGCGGTTGTACGCCGTGGCACCGGACCACCCGCCGAAGGCCTTGCGGGCGGCGACGACGGCGTCGCGGGCGTCCTTGCGCGAGGCCCAGGCGGCGTTGGCCAGGAACGTGCCCTTGGCGTCCACCACCTCGTAGGACCGGCCGGACTCCGAACGGGGGAACTTGCCGCCGACGTAGAGCTTGTAGGTCTTCTTCACAGCCAGACGCTCGGCCATCAGTGCTCGCCCTTCAGGTACGCCAGCAGACCGTGGCGGCCGCCCTCGCGGCCGTAGCCCGACTCCTTATAGCCGCCGAACGGCGACGTGGGGTCGAACCGGTTGAACGTGTTGGCCCAGACGACGCCGGCCCGCAGCTGCTGCGCCATGGACAGGATGCGCGAGCCCTTCTCCGTCCACACGCCCGCGGACAGCCCGAACGGCGTGTTGTTGGCCTTCTCGACCGCCTCGGCCGGGGTGCGGAACGTCAGCACCGACAGGACCGGGCCGAAGATCTCCTCGCGGGCGATGCGGTGTGCCTGGGTGACGCCGGTGAACAGCGTCGGCGGGAACCAGAAGCCGCGCTCGGGCAGCTCGCACTCGGGCGACCAGCGCTCGGCGCCTTCGGCCTCGCCGACCTCGGACAGCTCGCGGATGCGCGCCAGCTGCTCGGCGGAGTTGATGGCGCCGATGTCGGTGTTCTTGTCGAGCGGGTCGCCGACGCGCAGCGTGCCCAGCCGCCGCTTCAGCCGGCCCAGGACGTCGTCGTACACCGACTCCTGCACCAGCAGCCGCGAGCCCGCGCAGCACACGTGGCCCTGGTTGAAGAAGATGCCGTTGACGATCCCTTCGACCGCCTGGTCGATGGGGGCGTCGTCGAACACGATGTTCGCGGCCTTGCCGCCCAGCTCGAGCGTCGCCTTCTTGGCGGTGCCGGCGACGCTGCGGGCGATCTGCTTGCCGACCTCGGTGGACCCGGTGAACGCGACCTTGTCGACGCCGGGGTGCTCGACCAGCGCGCGGCCGGTGTCGCCGGCGCCGGTGAGGATGTTGACGACGCCCGGCGGGAGGTCGGCCTGCTGGCAGATCTCGGCGAACAGCAGCGCCGTCAGCGGGGTGGTCTCGGCCGGCTTGAGCACGACCGTGTTGCCGGCGGCCAGCGCGGGCGCGATCTTCCACGACAGCATGAGCAGCGGGAAGTTCCACGGGATGACCTGCGCGGCGACGCCGTACGGCTTCGGGTCGGGCCCGGCGCCGGCCCACGCCAGCTTGTCGGCCCACCCGGCGTAGTAGAAGAAGTGCGCCGCGACCAGCGGGATGTCGACGTCGCGGGACTCGCGGATCGGCTTGCCGTTGTCGATGGACTCGAGGACGGCCAGCTCGCGGGCCCGCTCCTGGATGATGCGGGCGATGCGGAACAGGTACTTGCCGCGGTCGCGCCCGGACAGCTTCGACCACGTGCGCTCGTAGGCGCGGCGGGCGGCCTGGACCGCCTTGTCGACGTCCTCGGCGCCGGCCGACGCGATCTCGGCCAGCACCTCCTCGGTGGCCGGGTTGACCGACTTGAACGTCGAGCCGTCGATGGGTTCGGCGAACTCGCCGTTCACGAACAGGCCGTACGAACTGCGGATGTCGACGATGGCCCGCGACTCCGGAGCCGGCGCGTACTCGAACTTCGTCATGGTGATCAGTCCATGGTCACTTGGTCGGCCTGCACGGTACCCAGCGTAGGCGCTCCGGACCGCCGCCGTTTGTCCGTACCGGTGCTTGCGCGGGTCCGTGAGCGGTGCCAGCGTCGAGAGGCGTGTGAATCGACCTCGGGGGGCGATCATCATGCCCAGTCGGCGAGCCGTCACGTTCATCGCGGGGACCGGACTCATCGTGGCCGGCGCGATCCCGGCGATCGCCGGGCCGCTGGTCACCGGGCCGCTGGTCCAGGTGTCGGGGACGAGCCCGTTCCTCGGCTGCACCGCGGACGGCATCGACGAGCAGTCCGGGACGGTGTACCTCAACAGCGAGGTCGAGCCGTGGCTGGACGTGAACCCGGCCGACGCCGGCAACGTCGTCGGCATCTGGCAGGCCGACCGCTGGGACAACGGCGGCGCCCGCGGACTGGTCGCGGGGGTCAGCCAGGACGGCGGCGGCACCTGGCAGCAGGTGGTCATCCCGGACATCACGCTGTGCTCCGGCGGCACGTACGACCGCGCGACCGATCCGTGGGTCTCGTTCGGCCCGGACG
Protein-coding sequences here:
- a CDS encoding cation-translocating P-type ATPase gives rise to the protein MSTVDLDIGGMTCASCAMRVEKKLNKLEGVTATVNYATEKARVSYDGDIATAELIEAVESAGYTARLPQPESSVAEVAEADPVRPLRDRLILSAVLSVPVILLAMVPAWQFDYWQWLSLTLAAPIVLGAGLPFHKAAWTNLRHGTATMDTLISMGTLAALSWSVYALFWGTAGMPGMTHPFEFTISRGGGAGDIYLEVAAGVTTFILAGRYFEARSKRRAGAALRALLELGAKEVSVLRDGVEQRIPAADLAVGDLFVVRPGEKIATDGVVTEGASAVDRSMLTGESVPVEVGAGDEVAGATVNAHGRLVVRATRVGADTQLAQLAKLVEDAQNGKAEVQRLADRVSGIFVPIVIGLAVATLGFWLGTGGGAATAFAAGVAVLIIACPCALGLATPTALLVGTGRGAQLGIIIKGPQVLESTRRVDTVVLDKTGTVTTGTMTLVDVVPADDESADELLRLAGALEDASEHPIAKAIADGARSKGGALPAVEDFRNVEGLGVQGVVDGHGVLAGRPRLLAEWSVHLPPSLEVAMERAEAAGRTAVAVAWDGAARGVLVVADAVKPTSADAIARLRGLGLTPILLTGDNEATARTVAREVGIDEVVAEVLPADKVDVVKRLQSEGKVVAMVGDGVNDAAALAQADLGLAMGTGTDVAIEASDLTLVRGDLNAAADAIRLARRTLSTIKGNLFWAFGYNVAALPLAAAGLLNPMLAGAAMAFSSVFVVSNSLRLRRFKAAA
- a CDS encoding PadR family transcriptional regulator encodes the protein MDTSQLLKGVLDLAVLAVLREDDGYGYDVVRRLRAAGLTEVGDASVYGTLRRLYHAGALTTYVVPSEEGPHRKYYSLNGTGRDLLRRSAKTWREFAGVLTELVHHATKEAA
- a CDS encoding aldehyde dehydrogenase family protein, whose amino-acid sequence is MAERLAVKKTYKLYVGGKFPRSESGRSYEVVDAKGTFLANAAWASRKDARDAVVAARKAFGGWSGATAYNRGQVLYRVAEVMEGRHAQFVDEVAAGEGVARAKAVSLVDEAIDRWVWYAGWADKIAQVVGSSNPVAGPYFDFSVPEPTGVAAVLAPQRSSLLGLVSVLAPVIVGGNTAVLTASAERPLPAITLSEVLATSDVPGGVVNVLTGALADTAPVLAAHMDVNAVDLAGAAGDAERASALELAAADNLKRVVRAPQAEPDWIAEPGLERITAYLETKTVWHPVGV
- a CDS encoding aldehyde dehydrogenase family protein, with product MTKFEYAPAPESRAIVDIRSSYGLFVNGEFAEPIDGSTFKSVNPATEEVLAEIASAGAEDVDKAVQAARRAYERTWSKLSGRDRGKYLFRIARIIQERARELAVLESIDNGKPIRESRDVDIPLVAAHFFYYAGWADKLAWAGAGPDPKPYGVAAQVIPWNFPLLMLSWKIAPALAAGNTVVLKPAETTPLTALLFAEICQQADLPPGVVNILTGAGDTGRALVEHPGVDKVAFTGSTEVGKQIARSVAGTAKKATLELGGKAANIVFDDAPIDQAVEGIVNGIFFNQGHVCCAGSRLLVQESVYDDVLGRLKRRLGTLRVGDPLDKNTDIGAINSAEQLARIRELSEVGEAEGAERWSPECELPERGFWFPPTLFTGVTQAHRIAREEIFGPVLSVLTFRTPAEAVEKANNTPFGLSAGVWTEKGSRILSMAQQLRAGVVWANTFNRFDPTSPFGGYKESGYGREGGRHGLLAYLKGEH